Genomic segment of Drosophila simulans strain w501 chromosome 2R, Prin_Dsim_3.1, whole genome shotgun sequence:
TGGCTGCAGTTTGTCAATCAATCATCAGCTTTAATCTTGAATATGTATGCAAAATTAATGATCGCTTTGTTTATTCCCACCCCCGCCCAAATGAAATTCGAAATTCGGCACTTGGCCAAATCCCCACCCGGCCATAAACAATGTTACATTTGGCAGCCTATGACTCAAAATATATGGTTTTTGAGGGGGTCAGTTGCCACTGACAAacatacattcatacatatgtacatcgtCAAGGTTTTCAAGAATATATTTCAAGATTTTTTGTGGCCTATatgtttgaaattatttaagacAAAGATTTGCGTATTTTAACAGTGCTTcaaagtttttataaataagaGAACCTAAGTTTATTGAGTTGGATggcttttattaaatattcttacaATTTCATTCGGGAGCTATGTTTACAAAAGTGCTTTATGTCGATTTGCGTTTGATTCTTACGATCTgacaatttccatttcgaaaATCTTGACTTATCAGCTGCTGTTCAacaaaatttgtttacatatatattggaTTTAGTTACAATTGCGTGTAGATTGGTAGGCTTTAGCTTAAGAAAACATAATGATAAAGATTTATAATTCgatatttttcaaataccGATAACAAAACAACAGCGAGCGGTACAGAAATCGCTCTCagaagaaaacaaatgaaacaaaatggCGAGCTACAATATGCGAGGCCATGTTCAGCGAGAAATATTGGATTTTCGATTCCATAACAAAATTAAGTATACGGCCTGTAGGCTGCTGCAACATATCTAAAAAGTTGTGGTTACAAATTATGGTTCTTAATGTTGTTATTATGCAAACAGTTTGTGGCTCTCATAGTTACACGTCTCAGTTAAATTAGCTAACAGTTGGGCACTGTCAGGTGTAAAttgtttcaaaaaatattttatgcgtTTGTTCGTTCGTTTGCTATGCTTTGGCCCTTGTTTAAATTAGACTAACtacataaatgtaaattgtatattgCGACAAAAAGAAGTAGTATCAAAAAAGTTTAGGCGTTCGTTATTGACAAAAGACAATGTCccattaatttgttaataacAAAGCTTGCTGACTAAATATACAAGTGAAAGTTCTCAGAAGTTTTATAGTTGCTTGTCGAAGTAATTGCTTTTAGTTTGAACAAAGTTTGTTGAAATCCGttggcaaatgcaacaaatgtGTGGTTTAGTTAGTTATAGACCTGGGTTCGACCTACACAGGTCGGCCCCTCTTGAAGAAAGTTAAAGCGAAAATATCAACAAAGTTTCGGTTAGTAGGTTTTCTTGATCATTAATCATTATTTCGGGTTTCGTGTGATTCTGCTACTCGTGGATCTTCTTAACGTGGAACAACGTGGAGTAAGTTCTGATCTGGCACAGAAGATGTGTCAATGGCTTTGTGCCAGACTGTTCAGGGTTAGTGCGAGGAAACCTCAATTTCAAGGACACACAGCCTGCgaattcagttttcagttggTTCTTGTCATAGTTGTTGTCTTTTGCAGTCACACACAGATGatgtacatttaattatagaAACCTGTCATTGAAGGTTCTTTGGCTGGCTATACAGGTTTGagttggttttggttttgggtttggtATTGGTTGTGGTTTGATAATTGTTCTATCAGTTggcaacagtgcgtatacgtGCTACTTTAGTATGGTATATCATTCAATCATACAATCAATCACTATCTAACTGTCTGTGGTTATCCACATTCAGTTAAACTGTTGCCTTACTCCCACAGAGAGATATCCTGAAAAATGATATCATACAAATTTTTTAGTCGattttggaaaaaattaaTGCCTGCAAGACACAAGAGAGAGAAAAGAGAagagaaataaacaaataaggtAACGACCAAATTGTGcgtgtgtctgtatgtgtcTGAGTATGGGCACAACTAGAGCAAAGTGATCAGGGAACAGGACAATGAGCTTGGCGTCAAATGAATCTTTATCTCGAATTGTTTATAGTGCTAAATGACAACGGTGTCTGGTCCGAGGGTCCAACGACTACGTACCGGATTTGACATTCAGCTTGCCGGACTTCTTCGCCGACTTCTGCTTGGATACCTTCTCCACCTCCTGCGACTGGTCGTCGTTGTCCTGGCCCTTGCCTACCGGCTTCTTGCCAGCCTGCGGCTTGTTGCTTCCTCCCGAGCGCTTGTTGGCATAGGAAACCTTCACCAGGGGCttgtcctcgtcgtcctcatcgtcgtcatcggtGTCCTTGGAGGGCTTGGCCTGCTTCTTGGTGGCCGCCGGCTTGGTGGACGATTTGCTGGACGCCTGGCCGGCGAACTGGAAGTTGCCGCCGCTGGGACGCTTGCCCTGGTCGCCTTCGCTATGCCCGATCCGCTGGGCGGTCATCTTAGGAACTTTCGTTGACTTCTCCAATTTGGTTGGACAGCATTGGAATGGTTTGTAATCGTTGGGCACGAAATTGTTGCCGCGCTTAGCTGAATGGCCGTCATGACCCAATCCAACATAGAAACATTCGTCATCTGtgtaagcaaacaaacaaaaacattttgtcagattgtttaatttaaaaagatttttgttttttttttggttcacTATCAACAGAAGGTTCGTTACGATAAGTTAAAAAGGTTTCAACAAAAGTGCATCATTGTAGGCTAGAACTAAGAATAGAAGTCGCAAACTGGCTTTTTACACTTTTCTTAACACCTCCGATATTACcacagagaaagaaaaagagcAGTTAGTAcgattttcgatttgattttcattattttctcaGACTTGAAAGATTCTTTGTTCTAGAGTAGAAGCGTGCTTTATGAGTGGAAGAGATTCGaatttgttataaaatataatttaaattacattgcAAAACTACTAACTGACAAAATGCTTTTGATGCTGACTGTACAAGTTTCGGATTTTGATTCTAATTTACAAACATATCAAATGTCGAGTTAAGCCCACGTTGTACATTTCGTTTTCGACTGAGTGTCAGTGAATCCACTGCGTCTCACTTGATCGAACTTAtggttgtttttgtttatatgcttaaatattttccatggaACAGCAGGATcgttataaattaatatatataaacaaacataacGATTACTTAAAGTATTATGAGAAAGTAAATTATAAATCGAACAAATTAGGTATTAACACAATTGTTGTATCATTATCAAGATAGTtacgtttttaaataaaaaaccttAAGTTTCCtggcttaaataatttcaaacatTGTGTCAGCTatgtatgatttaatattctttaaaCATGTCCTTGCAGTAACAAGGACATTTGACTTTGAAAGTGGATAAAGCTGCGGATGTAGGTGTAGGATTACTTAGTCAAGAGGATCAAAAGTATACGAATGTGGGTAGCTATTTTGACTGGACTGTGTATTCCCAATTAAGATTGTGCCTCACATGATAGTTGCTTTAGCACAGAAGCAATGCGCAGAGCACAGACACACAAATCACGTGATTGTAGAGTGGTTACCTTGGTTAAATGCATTTCTATTTGAATTCCTCTTCCCCAAGTCTGTAGATAGACAATGAAATTAACTTTAGTCAAAGTTACAGAGTGTTTTTTGGCATAGTACAGTGTACAAGGATGTGTTCTCGGGCGGGATGAAGTTGGGAAGGGAATTAAAGTCGGGTTGGACAAAACATTGAACAACTTCAGTTAGTGCGTCAATGGCAACTCACATTCAGGTATTACCTATTTCATCTATAAGCCGACCTGAGCAAAGGTCAGCAAGACGATGTATCGTTCGACCTTTGGCCGTGTGCCTATATTTTGGTTTACTTTTAATATCCTCTTCTTCATCTTCGTCGTCCTCATTACCGTCCTCCCCTGTTGCGTCCTCGTCATCCTTATCCTGGTCGTCCCCGTCTTCGTCATCATCCTCGTCATCATTGTCTTTTTTGTTATCGTCGTCCCCGtcctcctcgtcatcgtcctcctcgtccCCGTCATCCCCGTCCTCATCATCCTCGTCATCTCCGTTATTGTCTTCGTTGTCATTTTCGTCCTCATCTTCATCGTCGCCATCCTCATCGTCCTTGTCGTCTTCATTATTATCCTCTTCGTCATCTTCGTCGTCCTTATTATTATCTTCTTCGTCAtcctcgtcatcatcatcattatcttcttcgtcatcctcgtcgtcatTATTATTGTCTTCTTCGTCGTCGTTATTATTGTCTTCTTCGTCGTCATCATTATTATCTTCTTCGTCATCCTCTTCCTTGTCGTCCTCATTGTCATCTTCGTCCCCATCATTATCTTCATCTTCGTCCTCATTATTGTCCTCTTCGTTATCCTCGTCGTCCATTTTATTATCGTCTtcatcatcctcgtcgtcgtcatcattaTTGTCATCTTTAtcttcgtcatcatcgtcctcGTCGTTCCCGTTATTATCATCTTCTtcgtcatcctcgtcgtcctcatTATTATCATCTTCGTCATCCCCGTCGTCCCCAttttcatcatcattatcatcatcatcatcctcgtcatcgtcatcccTATCAGTATCTTTCTCCCCTGTTTCATCTTCGTTATCCCcattttcatcatcatcagtttctagtttttttttatgtaatctCTCATTGCGAATCGAATTCTGCAGACGCTTTAATCTTTCTCTTTTATCCTCATCGCTTTCTTTGGGATAGcgcaatttaacaattttttcaTTACTGTCGCCGTCATCATTGCCTATATAAGAAATTATCATTACGTATTGTACTTTTAATTTAGGCAAGAAACGGGTAAAtgatatttgatttgtttttttaagatttatggAATCTTTTTTGGTCTTAATTGACTTTGTATCGAAAGTTTGGCTTATGAGCGTGAGTTATAAAGCATAAACACGTTTAAGAAAGGACGCTTACTCTTTTGATTGACTAACCACTGCAGCACacggttttcatttttgagATTACCTGAAGGAAAAAGGACTGTAAGTTCAGGCTGTAATAATATACCAAAGATCCCCAACTTACCATCATACATAATCGGGACGCCGGTCTCGTAGTAGACCAAAGCTGGAAACGCGAAAATGCCAATTTCATGAGCCAGCTTAACATCATTTGACTTGACAAATTGTATTCCGTGCTTGTCGGTGTCATCGTCGATGTTCTCCAACTCCTCCAAGATGTCCGAACACGATTCGCATTCATCGTCATCTGTTGTACAAACAGATAATGTCAACCAAAGAACTTAACTTAATGAGTAATACACTTACAGAAGAACACAGCCAGG
This window contains:
- the LOC6733259 gene encoding uncharacterized protein LOC6733259 isoform X14; this translates as MTFTRLKTLSLLVCALLALSFPGHVSGAGNNNNKKGSQPVAPPEPEAVIEEVNAKQLEKLLADKDYVAVFWYARSCVTCDKVLAELEKIDDDTDSFGVDFVKINDKRLAKQYGIKNFPALTYFREKEPIIYDGDLMDEEGVLDFLTSLEAMDLPDRIEEVNAKILQKIIEDTDFVAVLFYDKDQKKSQKILAELENIDDECDQNDIAFVKIDDDKEAKEWGIDEIPSIVLFERGIPHIYEGDLMKEDELLGWLVHQKRYSEIPEVTDEMKDKLVENTEHLAVIFYDKDDKQDMRILNELENIDDELEKEGIVIVRIDNAAEAKEYGLDHLPALIYFENKIPALYEGDLMNEDEVLEWLLVQKKTATIEEVTDEILVTLINEHEYVVVFFTGPCEPGETCEHTLNALESIDDELDEAGIIFVTTEDTGIAKKYNVKTYPRLVFFRNRDPLHFTGDLDDEDEVLAWITDDETLEIPGKIEEVNVKMLDKILAENDHVVVFFYAEGDKKAQKILNELENIDDECEEKDIDFVKTSDDDIDKEYDLPGLPALAFYRHKFRTIYTGDLMKEEEILEWVIDLHESTADVIESVDRKTLQVLINDVEHLAVFFYDDECESCSDILEELENIDDDTDKHGIQFVKSNDVKLAHEIGIFAFPALVYYETGVPIMYDGNLKNENRVLQWLVNQKSNDDGDSNEKIVKLRYPKESDEDKRERLKRLQNSIRNERLHKKKLETDDDENGDNEDETGEKDTDRDDDDEDDDDDNDDENGDDGDDEDDNNEDDEDDEEDDNNGNDEDDDDEDKDDNNDDDDEDDEDDNKMDDEDNEEDNNEDEDEDNDGDEDDNEDDKEEDDEEDNNDDDEEDNNNDDEEDNNNDDEDDEEDNDDDDEDDEEDNNKDDEDDEEDNNEDDKDDEDGDDEDEDENDNEDNNGDDEDDEDGDDGDEEDDDEEDGDDDNKKDNDDEDDDEDGDDQDKDDEDATGEDGNEDDEDEEEDIKSKPKYRHTAKGRTIHRLADLCSGRLIDEIDLGKRNSNRNAFNQDDECFYVGLGHDGHSAKRGNNFVPNDYKPFQCCPTKLEKSTKVPKMTAQRIGHSEGDQGKRPSGGNFQFAGQASSKSSTKPAATKKQAKPSKDTDDDDEDDEDKPLVKVSYANKRSGGSNKPQAGKKPVGKGQDNDDQSQEVEKVSKQKSAKKSGKLNVKSGYLSVGVRQQFN
- the LOC6733259 gene encoding uncharacterized protein LOC6733259 isoform X15; amino-acid sequence: MTFTRLKTLSLLVCALLALSFPGHVSGAGNNNNKKGSQPVAPPEPEAVIEEVNAKQLEKLLADKDYVAVFWYARSCVTCDKVLAELEKIDDDTDSFGVDFVKINDKRLAKQYGIKNFPALTYFREKEPIIYDGDLMDEEGVLDFLTSLEAMDLPDRIEEVNAKILQKIIEDTDFVAVLFYDKDQKKSQKILAELENIDDECDQNDIAFVKIDDDKEAKEWGIDEIPSIVLFERGIPHIYEGDLMKEDELLGWLVHQKRYSEIPEVTDEMKDKLVENTEHLAVIFYDKDDKQDMRILNELENIDDELEKEGIVIVRIDNAAEAKEYGLDHLPALIYFENKIPALYEGDLMNEDEVLEWLLVQKKTATIEEVTDEILVTLINEHEYVVVFFTGPCEPGETCEHTLNALESIDDELDEAGIIFVTTEDTGIAKKYNVKTYPRLVFFRNRDPLHFTGDLDDEDEVLAWITDDETLEIPGKIEEVNVKMLDKILAENDHVVVFFYAEGDKKAQKILNELENIDDECEEKDIDFVKTSDDDIDKEYDLPGLPALAFYRHKFRTIYTGDLMKEEEILEWVIDLHESTADVIESVDRKTLQVLINDVEHLAVFFYDDECESCSDILEELENIDDDTDKHGIQFVKSNDVKLAHEIGIFAFPALVYYETGVPIMYDGNLKNENRVLQWLVNQKSNDDGDSNEKIVKLRYPKESDEDKRERLKRLQNSIRNERLHKKKLETDDDENGDNEDETGEKDTDRDDDDEDDDDDNDDENGDDGDDEDDNNEDDEDDEEDDNNGNDEDDDDEDKDDNNDDDDEDDEDDNKMDDEDNEEDNNEDEDEDNDGDEDDNEDDKEEDDEEDNNDDDEEDNNNDDEEDNNNDDEDDEEDNDDDDEDDEEDNNKDDEDDEEDNNEDDKDDEDGDDEDEDENDNEDNNGDDEDDEDGDDGDEEDDDEEDGDDDNKKDNDDEDDDEDGDDQDKDDEDATGEDGNEDDEDEEEDIKSKPKYRHTAKGRTIHRLADLCSGRLIDEIDDECFYVGLGHDGHSAKRGNNFVPNDYKPFQCCPTKLEKSTKVPKMTAQRIGHSEGDQGKRPSGGNFQFAGQASSKSSTKPAATKKQAKPSKDTDDDDEDDEDKPLVKVSYANKRSGGSNKPQAGKKPVGKGQDNDDQSQEVEKVSKQKSAKKSGKLNVKSGINFFQNRLKNLYDIIFQDISLWE